One genomic region from Quercus robur chromosome 4, dhQueRobu3.1, whole genome shotgun sequence encodes:
- the LOC126720980 gene encoding glutathione S-transferase U19-like — MAGEVVLLDFWPSLYGMRVRIALAEKGIKYESKEEDLSNKSPLLLEMNPINKQIPVLIHNGKPVCESLIIVQYIDEVWNDKSPLLPSDPYQRAQARFWADFVDKKVSGAAKKVWSTTGEEQEAGKKEFIEFLKTLEVELGDKPYFGGETFGYVDLSLITFYSWFHAYEVFGNINIGAECPKIIAWAKRCMQKEAVAKTLPDQKKVYEFVTQLRKMFVSE; from the exons ATGGCGGGCGAGGTGGTTCTGTTGGATTTCTGGCCTAGCCTGTATGGGATGAGGGTCAGGATTGCTCTGGCTGAGAAGGGTATCAAGTATGAGTCCAAGGAAGAGGACTTGAGCAACAAGAGCCCTCTGCTTTTAGAGATGAACCCCATTAACAAGCAGATCCCAGTTCTCATCCACAACGGGAAGCCTGTGTGTGAGTCCCTCATCATTGTTCAGTACATAGACGAGGTCTGGAACGATAAGTCTCCATTGCTTCCCTCTGATCCTTACCAGAGAGCTCAAGCCAGGTTCTGGGCTGATTTTGTTGATAAGAAG GTTTCTGGAGCTGCGAAGAAGGTATGGAGCACAACAGGAGAAGAGCAAGAGGCAGGCAAGAAGGAATTCATTGAATTCTTAAAGACATTGGAGGTGGAGCTTGGTGACAAGCCTTACTTTGGGGGTGAAACATTTGGGTATGTGGACCTTTCTCTTATCACTTTCTACAGCTGGTTCCATGCCTACGAGGTCTTTGGCAATATCAATATAGGGGCGGAGTGCCCCAAGATTATCGCGTGGGCTAAGAGGTGCATGCAGAAGGAGGCTGTGGCCAAGACTCTTCCTGACCAGAAGAAGGTTTATGAGTTTGTTACTCAGTTGAGGAAAATGTTTGTTTCAGAGTAG